A genomic window from Luteolibacter sp. LG18 includes:
- the tgt gene encoding tRNA guanosine(34) transglycosylase Tgt — translation MFSVLATDPQSSARLGRMELAHGTVETPIFMPVGTQGSVKTLHPREVEELGAQIILGNTYHLWLRPGHELIRDFGGLHKFTTWDKPILTDSGGFQVWSLAKLRKITEEGVRFSNHLDGSKMLLTPELSMEIQAALGSDIAMLFDECPPYPCDKDYAAKSLAMTTRWARRCKAWTEKHQPRSGDGLQRHFGIVQGSIYADLREQSARELVDIGFDGYAVGGVSVGEPEEEMFRAIENAVPFLPHDKPRYAMGLGTPPQILEMIARGVDMFDCVMPTRVARHGMAFTLDGPIQIKNKVHERDDRPLCETSPPHVSAFSRAYLRHLFRAGEILALRLLSYHNLHFYLRLVAGARAAIAAGNFLEFKDSFIRRYTQTDPT, via the coding sequence ATGTTTTCCGTCCTCGCCACCGATCCCCAATCGTCCGCCCGCCTCGGCCGGATGGAACTCGCCCACGGCACGGTGGAAACCCCGATTTTCATGCCCGTGGGCACCCAGGGCAGCGTGAAAACCCTGCACCCGCGGGAGGTGGAGGAGCTCGGGGCCCAGATCATCCTGGGCAATACCTACCACCTCTGGCTCCGCCCCGGCCATGAGCTGATCCGGGATTTCGGCGGGCTCCACAAGTTCACCACCTGGGACAAGCCGATCCTCACCGATTCCGGCGGCTTCCAGGTCTGGTCGCTGGCGAAACTGCGGAAAATCACCGAGGAGGGGGTCCGCTTCAGCAACCACCTCGACGGCTCGAAAATGCTCCTCACCCCGGAGCTTTCCATGGAGATCCAGGCCGCGCTCGGCTCGGACATCGCCATGCTCTTCGACGAGTGCCCGCCCTACCCCTGCGACAAGGACTACGCCGCGAAATCGCTGGCCATGACCACCCGCTGGGCCCGCCGCTGCAAGGCCTGGACGGAAAAACACCAGCCGCGGTCCGGCGACGGCCTCCAGCGCCACTTCGGCATCGTCCAGGGCTCGATCTACGCCGACCTGCGCGAGCAATCCGCCCGCGAGCTGGTCGACATCGGCTTCGACGGCTACGCGGTCGGCGGGGTCTCCGTCGGCGAGCCGGAGGAGGAAATGTTCCGCGCCATCGAGAACGCCGTGCCCTTCCTCCCCCATGACAAGCCGCGCTACGCCATGGGCCTGGGAACGCCCCCGCAGATCCTGGAAATGATCGCCCGCGGCGTGGACATGTTCGACTGCGTGATGCCCACCCGGGTGGCCCGCCACGGCATGGCCTTCACCCTGGACGGCCCGATCCAGATCAAGAACAAGGTCCACGAGCGGGACGACCGCCCGCTCTGCGAAACCTCCCCGCCCCATGTCTCCGCCTTCTCCCGGGCCTATCTCCGGCACCTCTTCCGGGCCGGGGAAATACTGGCTTTGAGGTTGCTTTCCTACCACAATCTGCATTTCTACCTCCGCCTTGTGGCAGGAGCCCGCGCGGCCATCGCCGCCGGGAACTTCCTTGAATTCAAGGACTCCTTTATCCGCCGTTACACCCAGACTGATCCGACATGA
- the yajC gene encoding preprotein translocase subunit YajC: MTLVTAFVSFLAADAPAGQNPMGANWIPPLLIVVAFYFLLIRPQQMQKKEQQARIASLQPGSRVITTAGIHALVHSVKEHTVVLKIAEGTMVEFDKQAIGRVFPKDGDKK, translated from the coding sequence ATGACCCTTGTGACTGCTTTTGTTTCGTTCCTCGCCGCCGACGCTCCCGCCGGACAGAATCCCATGGGGGCGAACTGGATCCCTCCATTGCTCATCGTCGTGGCGTTCTACTTCCTCCTGATCCGCCCCCAGCAGATGCAGAAGAAGGAGCAGCAGGCGCGCATCGCCTCCCTCCAGCCGGGCTCCCGGGTCATCACCACCGCCGGCATCCACGCCCTGGTCCACTCGGTGAAGGAACACACCGTGGTCCTGAAGATCGCCGAGGGCACCATGGTCGAATTCGACAAGCAGGCCATCGGCCGTGTGTTCCCGAAGGACGGCGACAAGAAGTAA